In Eleutherodactylus coqui strain aEleCoq1 chromosome 4, aEleCoq1.hap1, whole genome shotgun sequence, the following are encoded in one genomic region:
- the LOC136625054 gene encoding carbonyl reductase [NADPH] 1-like isoform X2 gives MGQGGVMPIGPLEKLRCLGTFWLPGLLVHMSQLPGDVPVTSADTTPFAIQAEVILKTNFFGTRNVCNELLPLIKPNGRVVNVSSIFSQTTLPKCSPELQERFRSATITEDELVKLMETFVKDAGNGVHEENGWPSFAYGVSKIGVTVLSRIQARQLKESRKGEGILLNACCPGWVRTDMAGPNATKSPDEGAETPVYLALLPTSVDSPFGLLISDKKVLAW, from the exons atggggCAAGGAGGTGTTATGCCTATCGGTCCACTGGAGAAGTTACGCTGTCTTGGCACGTTTTGGCTTCCTGGGTTGCTGGTTCATATGAGTCAACTTCCCGGTGATGttcctgtaacat CCGCTGACACAACTCCATTTGCAATCCAAGCTGAagtcattctgaaaaccaactttTTTGGTACGAGGAATGTTTGCAACGAACTCCTGCCGCTCATTAAGCCAAATG GAAGAGTCGTTAATGTCTCCAGTATTTTCAGTCAAACGACCCTTCCAAAGTGCAGCCCCGAACTTCAGGAGAGATTCCGCAGTGCCACCATCACAGAGGACGAGCTGGTGAAGCTGATGGAGACGTTTGTGAAGGACGCCGGGAATGGAGTCCATGAGGAAAACGGTTGGCCGAGCTTTGCTTATGGGGTGTCCAAAATCGGGGTGACTGTGCTGTCCAGAATTCAAGCACGTCAACTAaaggagagcaggaaaggagagggCATCCTTCTCAATGCCTGCTGCCCAGGGTGGGTGAGGACTGACATGGCAGGCCCCAATGCCACAAAGTCACCAGATGAAGGAGCCGAGACACCCGTCTACTTGGCTCTCCTCCCGACATCAGTGGATTCACCGTTTGGGTTGCTGATCAGTGATAAGAAAGTTTTGGCTTGGTAA
- the LOC136625054 gene encoding carbonyl reductase [NADPH] 1-like isoform X1 → MAGVRVAVVTGSNKGVGLAVVRALCRQFQGDVYLTARNPQLGEEAVKTLNNEGLCPLFHQLDINDLKSIRALQDFLKEKYGGLDVLVNNAGIAFKAADTTPFAIQAEVILKTNFFGTRNVCNELLPLIKPNGRVVNVSSIFSQTTLPKCSPELQERFRSATITEDELVKLMETFVKDAGNGVHEENGWPSFAYGVSKIGVTVLSRIQARQLKESRKGEGILLNACCPGWVRTDMAGPNATKSPDEGAETPVYLALLPTSVDSPFGLLISDKKVLAW, encoded by the exons ATGGCCGGAGTGCGGGTGGCAGTAGTCACGGGCAGCAATAAAGGTGTTGGGCTGGCTGTGGTCCGGGCTCTGTGCCGGCAGTTCCAGGGGGACGTGTATCTGACAGCCAGGAACCCCCAGCTTGGAGAAGAAGCTGTCAAGACCCTAAATAATGAGGGGTTGTGCCCGCTCTTCCATCAGCTGGACATCAATGACCTGAAGAGTATCCGGGCTCTGCAGGATTTCCTCAAGGAGAAGTATGGCGGTCTGGATGTCCTCGTCAACAATGCTGGAATTGCATTTAAAG CCGCTGACACAACTCCATTTGCAATCCAAGCTGAagtcattctgaaaaccaactttTTTGGTACGAGGAATGTTTGCAACGAACTCCTGCCGCTCATTAAGCCAAATG GAAGAGTCGTTAATGTCTCCAGTATTTTCAGTCAAACGACCCTTCCAAAGTGCAGCCCCGAACTTCAGGAGAGATTCCGCAGTGCCACCATCACAGAGGACGAGCTGGTGAAGCTGATGGAGACGTTTGTGAAGGACGCCGGGAATGGAGTCCATGAGGAAAACGGTTGGCCGAGCTTTGCTTATGGGGTGTCCAAAATCGGGGTGACTGTGCTGTCCAGAATTCAAGCACGTCAACTAaaggagagcaggaaaggagagggCATCCTTCTCAATGCCTGCTGCCCAGGGTGGGTGAGGACTGACATGGCAGGCCCCAATGCCACAAAGTCACCAGATGAAGGAGCCGAGACACCCGTCTACTTGGCTCTCCTCCCGACATCAGTGGATTCACCGTTTGGGTTGCTGATCAGTGATAAGAAAGTTTTGGCTTGGTAA